Proteins encoded together in one Microbacterium sp. ABRD28 window:
- a CDS encoding glutamate ABC transporter substrate-binding protein: protein MRTSRLIAGIGLAAVAALTLTACNSGSPTGTSGGGESGGEDTGALWEVATEVDLADSPTYERMVERDGVVIGVKNDQPGLGFEDVTTGERTGFDVDIARWIAASLGFDEDQITYETIPSANREQAIVNGDIDYYVGTYSITDSRKEQIDFAGPYFITGQGLLVAADNEDITGPDDLAGKIVCSVTGSTPLQRIRDEYSPGDTVEYDTYSQCVEQLKAGSVDAITTDEAILAGYVALEPDELKIAGEPFSEERYGVGLEKGDTALKDHINALFNDGGDVWTALFEEHLAPAGIEGEQPTADE from the coding sequence ATGCGTACGTCACGTCTGATCGCAGGTATCGGCCTCGCCGCCGTCGCCGCCCTCACCCTCACCGCCTGCAACAGCGGATCGCCCACCGGGACCTCGGGTGGCGGAGAGTCCGGGGGTGAGGACACCGGCGCTCTCTGGGAGGTCGCCACCGAGGTCGATCTCGCCGACAGCCCCACGTATGAGCGGATGGTGGAACGCGACGGCGTCGTCATCGGCGTCAAGAACGACCAGCCCGGCCTCGGCTTCGAAGACGTCACGACGGGCGAGCGGACCGGGTTCGACGTCGACATCGCCCGTTGGATCGCCGCTTCGCTCGGCTTCGATGAGGACCAGATCACCTACGAAACCATCCCCTCCGCCAACCGCGAGCAGGCCATCGTCAACGGCGACATCGACTACTACGTCGGGACCTACTCGATCACCGACTCCCGCAAGGAGCAGATCGACTTCGCCGGACCGTACTTCATCACCGGTCAGGGACTCCTCGTCGCGGCCGACAATGAAGACATCACCGGTCCGGACGACCTCGCCGGCAAGATCGTCTGCTCCGTCACGGGTTCGACGCCCCTCCAGAGGATCCGCGACGAGTACAGCCCCGGTGACACCGTCGAGTACGACACCTACTCACAGTGCGTGGAGCAGCTGAAGGCCGGCTCGGTCGACGCCATCACGACGGACGAGGCCATCCTCGCCGGCTACGTCGCGCTCGAGCCCGACGAGCTCAAGATCGCCGGCGAGCCGTTCAGTGAGGAGCGCTACGGCGTCGGCCTGGAGAAGGGCGACACGGCACTGAAGGACCACATCAACGCGCTCTTCAATGACGGCGGCGACGTGTGGACCGCCCTGTTCGAGGAGCACCTCGCTCCCGCCGGTATCGAGGGCGAGCAGCCGACCGCCGACGAGTGA
- a CDS encoding amino acid ABC transporter permease — translation MGVVTDNLDLWGETLLGTLILFFGGGLVALILGTIVAAMRVSPIPIARGVGTLYVNTIRNTPLTLVFFAFAFALPPLLGLRLTAQVSLTLAICALGIYTATYVAETIRSGINTVPVGQAEAARALGLTFGQVMSLVVLPQAFRSVIPPMMSVFIALLKNTTVAAGFSVVNLGSIRSYLSERGENQFLVILWVMVIFVALVLLLSWGQRTLENRWKVAR, via the coding sequence ATGGGAGTCGTCACCGACAATCTCGACCTGTGGGGGGAGACCCTCCTGGGCACCCTCATCCTGTTCTTCGGCGGCGGTCTCGTCGCACTGATCCTGGGCACGATCGTCGCGGCGATGAGGGTGTCACCGATACCGATCGCGCGCGGTGTCGGCACCCTGTACGTCAACACCATCCGCAACACCCCCCTCACCCTCGTCTTCTTCGCGTTCGCTTTCGCGCTGCCCCCGCTTCTGGGGCTCCGGCTGACGGCTCAGGTGTCACTGACTCTGGCCATCTGCGCTCTCGGGATCTATACCGCGACGTACGTCGCGGAAACCATCCGCTCGGGCATCAACACCGTTCCTGTCGGCCAGGCCGAGGCTGCGCGCGCCCTCGGGCTGACCTTCGGTCAGGTGATGTCGCTGGTCGTCCTTCCGCAGGCTTTCCGCTCGGTGATCCCCCCGATGATGAGCGTCTTCATCGCCCTGCTGAAGAACACCACCGTCGCGGCAGGGTTCTCCGTCGTCAACCTGGGATCGATACGCAGCTACCTCAGTGAGCGCGGCGAGAACCAATTCCTCGTGATCCTGTGGGTGATGGTGATCTTCGTCGCTCTCGTCCTCCTGTTGTCATGGGGTCAGCGAACGCTGGAGAACCGCTGGAAGGTGGCACGATGA
- a CDS encoding amino acid ABC transporter permease produces MSSVLYDVPGPRAIARNRVLGVLTIIVVAAITGFFIWRLAVTGQFTAEKWSAFTYTNVWIQIAEATGRTLAAFAVAGLGALVLGFVLAIGRMSDHAWLRIPVGAVVEVLRAIPVLVFMFLLYYGLPVVGIRMEPYWAVVIALIAYNGSVLAEVIRAGVESLPRGQREAGYAIGLRKAGVMRLVLLPQAIRAMMPVIIAQLVVTLKDTALGFIITYPELLFFARTIGSQATLDSPIVPATIIVAAIYIGLCLLLSLIANTVEKRLRRSAKTGRVAGADQPTQEVTDTELIVAQRGAGNAADRATP; encoded by the coding sequence ATGAGCTCCGTCCTCTACGACGTCCCCGGTCCCCGCGCGATCGCGCGCAACCGGGTCCTCGGCGTCCTCACGATCATCGTCGTCGCGGCCATCACCGGCTTCTTCATCTGGCGGCTGGCCGTCACAGGCCAGTTCACCGCCGAGAAATGGTCCGCCTTCACGTACACCAACGTATGGATACAGATCGCGGAGGCGACGGGTCGAACCCTCGCAGCGTTCGCTGTGGCCGGTCTCGGGGCGCTCGTCCTCGGTTTCGTCCTCGCGATAGGACGGATGTCGGACCACGCGTGGCTGCGGATCCCGGTCGGCGCCGTCGTCGAAGTTCTGCGCGCCATCCCCGTCCTGGTGTTCATGTTCCTGCTGTACTACGGGCTGCCCGTCGTCGGCATCCGCATGGAGCCGTATTGGGCTGTCGTCATCGCGCTGATCGCCTACAACGGCTCCGTTCTGGCCGAAGTGATCCGCGCGGGGGTGGAGTCGCTTCCGCGTGGTCAGCGCGAGGCAGGGTACGCGATCGGCCTCCGCAAGGCCGGCGTCATGCGCCTTGTCCTTCTCCCGCAGGCGATCCGAGCGATGATGCCGGTGATCATCGCACAGCTTGTCGTCACTCTGAAGGACACCGCCCTGGGCTTCATCATCACCTACCCGGAGCTGCTCTTCTTCGCTCGCACGATCGGCTCTCAAGCCACGCTCGACTCGCCCATCGTGCCCGCCACGATCATCGTCGCCGCCATCTACATCGGACTGTGCCTCTTGCTGTCACTCATCGCGAACACCGTCGAGAAACGACTGCGGCGATCGGCGAAGACGGGACGTGTCGCCGGGGCGGATCAGCCGACGCAGGAGGTCACGGACACAGAGCTCATCGTCGCTCAGAGGGGGGCAGGAAATGCGGCCGATCGGGCCACGCCCTGA
- the pheS gene encoding phenylalanine--tRNA ligase subunit alpha, translated as MSDAPEKPEITPEAVAAAVDAALLAVGAAADTASLRAARAAHAGEGSALSRLNARLRDVAPERKAEFGKLIGQARGRVAQALAARETEVAAAETAARLEAERIDVTALPARARVGARHPISLLQEQVADIFVGMGWEIAEGPELEHEWFNFDALNFDADHPARQMQDTFFVDPVDRHLVMRTHTSPVQVRSMLERDLPIYVLCPGRVYRTDEFDATHLPVFTQFEGLVIDRGITMAHLKGTLDHAARVLFGPEAKTRFRANYFPFTEPSAELDLWHPTFKGGARWIEWGGCGMVNPNVLRAAGIDPEEYSGFAFGMGIERTLMFRSDVQDMRDMAEGDVRFSEQFGMVV; from the coding sequence GTGTCCGACGCCCCCGAAAAGCCCGAGATCACCCCTGAGGCGGTTGCTGCTGCCGTGGACGCAGCCCTGCTCGCCGTCGGCGCCGCGGCCGACACCGCCTCGCTCAGAGCGGCTCGCGCCGCACACGCCGGCGAGGGGTCTGCGCTGTCACGCCTGAACGCGCGCCTTCGCGACGTGGCGCCCGAGCGCAAGGCCGAATTCGGCAAGCTCATCGGGCAGGCACGCGGCCGGGTCGCCCAGGCTCTCGCCGCCCGCGAGACAGAGGTGGCGGCAGCCGAGACCGCCGCGCGCCTCGAGGCCGAGCGGATCGATGTGACGGCGCTCCCGGCCCGCGCCCGGGTCGGCGCGCGGCATCCGATCTCCCTCCTCCAGGAGCAGGTCGCCGACATCTTCGTCGGCATGGGGTGGGAGATCGCCGAAGGTCCCGAGCTCGAGCACGAGTGGTTCAACTTCGACGCTCTGAACTTCGACGCCGACCACCCGGCGCGCCAGATGCAGGACACCTTCTTCGTCGACCCGGTCGATCGACACCTCGTCATGCGCACGCACACCAGCCCCGTGCAGGTGCGCTCGATGCTCGAGCGCGACCTGCCGATCTACGTTCTGTGCCCCGGCCGGGTGTACCGCACCGATGAATTCGACGCCACCCATCTGCCGGTCTTCACCCAGTTCGAGGGACTCGTGATCGACAGGGGCATCACGATGGCGCACCTCAAGGGCACGCTCGACCACGCGGCACGCGTGCTGTTCGGGCCCGAAGCAAAGACGCGCTTCCGCGCCAACTACTTCCCGTTCACCGAGCCGTCGGCCGAGCTCGACCTCTGGCACCCGACCTTCAAAGGCGGGGCGCGCTGGATCGAGTGGGGCGGATGCGGCATGGTCAACCCCAACGTGCTGCGCGCGGCAGGGATCGACCCCGAGGAGTACTCGGGCTTCGCGTTCGGAATGGGGATCGAGCGGACACTGATGTTCCGCAGTGACGTGCAGGACATGCGCGACATGGCCGAGGGCGATGTGCGCTTCAGCGAGCAGTTCGGGATGGTGGTCTGA
- the pheT gene encoding phenylalanine--tRNA ligase subunit beta: MRVPLSWLREYVDVPADAAPEDVLAALVRVGFEEEDVHRFDLQGPIVVGEVLEFVEEPQSNGKTIRWCQVQVAPDGEPAADGGPAVHGIVCGARNFFVGDKVPVTLPGAVLPGPFPIAARKTYGHVSDGMIASAKELGLGDEHDGILRLVELGIDAPVGSDAITLLGLDDVAVDINVTPDRGYALSVRGVAREYSHATGAAFRDPGSREWGEVNLHDDTAFAVAVDDRAPIRGRVGASEFVARIVRDVDPTKPTPAWMIARLSLAGIRSLGILIDITNYVMVELGQPIHGYDLDTLRGGITVRRAVAGEKLETLDGKVRELSPEDLLITDESGPIGLAGVMGGGTTEMTSSTRNVLIEAATFDPVSIARTARRHKLPSEASRRFERGVDPAIAFVAAARVAELMVQYAGGTDTRAGGALHATIETPGVELPRPFVPALIGVDYTEAEIVRALELIGCDVRENDRNWVVFPPSWRPDLTDKWTLAEEVARIEGYDRIPSVLPTPPSGRGLTSAQQGRRRVANALAAAGYVETPSFPFTTEEQNDLHGSASGAHLPSVKLANPLDGQAPFLRRSLVPGLLRVAHRNVARGLTDLALFETGVVFLPKPGIAYGTEVVPPLAIRPDAATLTALDASIPPQHRHVAVLLTGSITSKQPGLAAEHAGVADALDAVRTIAAAAGVTIEVAQGERAALHPGRTGVLSVGATAVGYVGELLPSVAEDADLPGRVIVAELDLDLVLSLAGEKVVAASLSGYPAATQDVSLVVDAAVPASDVRTALVDGAGDLLESLRLVDDYRGAGVAEGSKSLTFALRFRAPDRTLTAAEATEAKLAGVAVAAERFGASLRE; this comes from the coding sequence ATGCGCGTCCCGCTTTCGTGGCTGCGTGAGTATGTCGATGTGCCGGCGGACGCCGCCCCCGAGGACGTGCTCGCCGCGCTCGTGCGCGTCGGGTTCGAAGAGGAGGACGTGCACCGCTTCGACCTGCAGGGCCCGATCGTCGTCGGCGAAGTGCTCGAGTTCGTCGAGGAGCCCCAGTCCAACGGCAAGACCATTCGCTGGTGCCAGGTGCAGGTCGCACCTGACGGAGAGCCGGCCGCCGACGGCGGACCCGCCGTGCACGGCATCGTGTGCGGTGCGCGCAACTTCTTCGTCGGCGACAAGGTGCCGGTCACCCTTCCCGGCGCCGTCCTGCCCGGCCCCTTCCCGATCGCGGCGCGCAAGACATACGGTCATGTCTCCGACGGCATGATCGCCTCGGCGAAGGAGCTCGGCCTGGGAGATGAGCACGACGGCATCCTGCGCCTGGTGGAGCTCGGCATCGATGCTCCCGTCGGCTCGGACGCGATCACGCTGCTCGGTCTGGACGACGTCGCCGTCGACATCAACGTCACGCCCGACCGCGGGTATGCGCTGTCGGTGCGCGGCGTCGCACGCGAGTACTCCCACGCGACCGGTGCGGCCTTCCGCGACCCGGGATCGCGCGAATGGGGGGAGGTCAACCTCCACGACGACACGGCCTTCGCCGTTGCCGTCGACGATCGGGCCCCCATCCGCGGCCGGGTCGGGGCATCGGAGTTCGTCGCACGCATCGTTCGTGACGTGGATCCGACCAAGCCCACGCCGGCGTGGATGATCGCGCGGCTTTCGCTCGCCGGCATCCGCTCGCTCGGCATCCTCATCGACATCACCAACTACGTCATGGTGGAGCTCGGACAGCCGATCCACGGCTACGACCTCGACACACTGCGCGGGGGCATCACCGTTCGTCGCGCGGTCGCGGGCGAGAAGCTCGAGACCCTCGACGGCAAGGTGAGGGAGCTCAGCCCTGAGGATCTGCTCATCACCGACGAGTCGGGACCGATCGGCCTCGCCGGCGTCATGGGCGGCGGCACGACCGAGATGACCTCGTCGACGCGCAACGTGCTCATCGAGGCCGCGACCTTCGACCCCGTCTCGATCGCCCGCACAGCCCGCCGTCACAAGCTGCCCTCCGAGGCGTCACGCCGCTTCGAGCGCGGCGTCGACCCGGCGATCGCCTTCGTCGCCGCAGCGCGCGTCGCCGAGCTGATGGTGCAGTACGCCGGCGGCACCGACACCCGCGCCGGCGGCGCGCTTCACGCGACGATCGAAACGCCGGGCGTCGAGCTCCCGCGCCCGTTCGTGCCCGCGCTGATCGGCGTCGACTACACCGAAGCCGAGATCGTCCGCGCCCTGGAGCTCATCGGGTGCGACGTGCGCGAGAACGACCGCAACTGGGTCGTGTTCCCGCCGTCATGGCGCCCCGACCTCACGGACAAGTGGACCCTGGCGGAGGAGGTCGCCCGCATCGAGGGCTACGACCGCATCCCCTCTGTGCTGCCGACCCCGCCGTCCGGCCGCGGTCTGACATCGGCGCAGCAGGGGCGACGTCGCGTGGCGAACGCGCTCGCCGCCGCCGGCTACGTGGAGACACCGTCCTTCCCCTTCACGACCGAAGAGCAGAACGATCTGCACGGATCGGCGTCGGGGGCGCACCTGCCGAGTGTCAAGCTCGCCAATCCCCTCGACGGGCAGGCGCCGTTCCTCCGCCGCAGCCTCGTGCCGGGGCTGCTGCGTGTGGCGCACCGGAACGTCGCGCGAGGTCTCACCGATCTGGCGCTGTTCGAGACCGGCGTCGTGTTCCTTCCGAAGCCGGGAATCGCCTACGGCACCGAGGTCGTTCCGCCCCTGGCGATCCGGCCGGACGCTGCGACGCTGACGGCCCTCGACGCGTCGATCCCCCCGCAGCACCGCCATGTCGCGGTGCTTCTCACCGGGTCGATCACGTCGAAGCAGCCCGGCCTCGCCGCGGAACACGCCGGTGTCGCAGACGCGCTCGACGCCGTTCGTACGATCGCTGCGGCGGCGGGCGTGACGATCGAGGTCGCGCAGGGCGAGCGCGCGGCGCTGCACCCCGGACGCACCGGAGTCCTCTCCGTCGGCGCGACCGCCGTCGGCTACGTCGGGGAGCTCCTCCCGTCCGTCGCGGAGGATGCCGACCTCCCCGGCCGGGTCATCGTCGCCGAACTCGATCTCGACCTCGTGCTCTCCCTCGCGGGCGAGAAGGTCGTTGCTGCGTCGCTGTCGGGTTACCCGGCGGCCACGCAGGACGTGTCGCTCGTGGTGGACGCCGCCGTACCGGCATCCGATGTCCGCACCGCGCTCGTCGACGGCGCGGGCGACCTGCTGGAGTCGCTGCGACTCGTCGACGACTACCGGGGGGCTGGGGTTGCGGAGGGCTCGAAGAGTCTGACGTTCGCCCTCCGCTTCCGTGCGCCCGACCGCACGCTCACCGCTGCCGAGGCGACGGAGGCGAAGCTCGCCGGCGTCGCCGTCGCCGCGGAGCGCTTCGGGGCGAGCCTGCGCGAGTAG
- a CDS encoding NAD-dependent epimerase/dehydratase family protein — protein sequence MTNVLILGGTGWLSGRVARAWADAGARVTCLARGGRPAPDGTELIAADRAAPGAYDAVAEREWDAVVEISSTPEHVAAAVAALAPVARHLTYVSSLSVYAANDVVGADEGAEVSAPLRPGEEYDYSRAKAAAEASVRDAFGDRAAIVRPGLIVGPGDPTDRFGYWVARFALAGEEPVLTPTFEGRMAQVIDVDDLAAFLVGCGAEKRAIVSNAVGDPMPLRALIDAAREVAGHGGDVVEADDEWLVAHDVQYWMGPRSLPLWLPSDMPGFATRSHAAYSAAGGSLRDVRDTLRRTLADERARGLARERSSGLRRAEEEELIAVRRGRD from the coding sequence ATGACGAATGTGCTGATCCTGGGCGGGACCGGTTGGCTGAGCGGTCGGGTCGCCCGCGCCTGGGCGGACGCAGGTGCCCGCGTCACCTGTCTTGCGCGCGGCGGGCGACCTGCACCGGACGGAACGGAGCTCATCGCCGCCGACCGGGCGGCGCCGGGAGCGTACGACGCCGTGGCCGAGCGCGAGTGGGACGCGGTGGTCGAGATCTCCTCGACGCCAGAGCACGTCGCAGCGGCGGTCGCCGCGCTCGCGCCGGTCGCCCGTCATCTGACGTACGTGTCGTCGCTGTCGGTGTACGCGGCGAACGACGTCGTCGGCGCCGACGAGGGCGCCGAGGTCAGTGCGCCGCTTCGGCCGGGGGAGGAGTACGACTACTCGCGTGCGAAGGCCGCCGCTGAGGCATCCGTCCGCGACGCTTTCGGTGATCGGGCCGCGATCGTGCGCCCGGGCCTCATCGTCGGCCCGGGCGACCCCACCGATCGGTTCGGCTATTGGGTCGCGCGCTTCGCGCTCGCCGGGGAGGAGCCCGTCCTCACGCCGACGTTCGAGGGCCGTATGGCGCAGGTGATCGACGTCGACGACCTCGCCGCCTTCCTCGTCGGGTGCGGGGCGGAGAAGCGCGCGATCGTGTCCAACGCCGTCGGTGACCCGATGCCGCTCCGCGCGCTCATCGACGCCGCCCGAGAGGTGGCGGGTCACGGCGGTGATGTCGTCGAGGCGGACGACGAGTGGCTGGTCGCACACGACGTGCAGTACTGGATGGGGCCGCGGTCACTCCCGCTGTGGTTGCCGAGCGACATGCCGGGGTTCGCGACGCGTTCGCATGCCGCGTACAGCGCCGCCGGTGGCTCGCTCCGCGACGTCCGCGACACCCTCCGGCGCACCCTCGCCGACGAACGCGCGCGGGGGCTCGCCCGCGAGCGCAGCAGCGGGCTGAGGCGCGCGGAGGAGGAGGAGCTCATCGCGGTGCGGCGGGGCAGGGATTGA
- a CDS encoding ABC transporter permease: MSTLALAATHARYNLVETSRVPIAVLGSLVFPSLAFCLFVLPQPAVRGSAEFATAALCSMVVFAFMSAGLFSLGIELAEQRAKPWTPYLRTLPGAASARILGLLSATLVISVTAMVPLLVIGGLFTQARPEPLDALGAIALAVVTAAPSGLIGILIGTLTGPKAAIAVTQVAMFLLAFGGGLFLPPQLFPRWLDVASAFLPVRQAREIVVNVALGTAVPLWAVIGIVAWTLVLSLVAVIAYRRDEGRRYR; this comes from the coding sequence ATGTCCACGCTCGCCCTGGCCGCGACCCACGCCCGCTACAACCTGGTGGAGACCTCCCGCGTGCCCATCGCCGTGCTCGGGTCGCTGGTCTTCCCGAGTCTCGCCTTCTGCCTGTTCGTGCTTCCGCAGCCCGCGGTGCGGGGGTCAGCGGAGTTCGCCACCGCCGCGCTGTGCTCGATGGTGGTGTTCGCCTTCATGTCGGCGGGCCTGTTCTCCCTCGGCATCGAGCTGGCCGAGCAGCGGGCGAAACCCTGGACCCCCTACCTGCGAACCCTTCCCGGAGCGGCGAGCGCCCGCATCCTGGGTCTGCTGTCGGCGACCCTGGTGATCTCCGTGACGGCGATGGTGCCGCTTCTCGTGATCGGCGGCCTCTTCACCCAGGCTCGCCCCGAACCCCTCGATGCTCTCGGAGCGATAGCCCTGGCGGTCGTGACCGCGGCCCCGTCCGGGCTCATCGGCATCCTCATCGGCACCCTGACCGGCCCGAAGGCCGCGATCGCGGTGACGCAGGTGGCGATGTTCCTCCTCGCCTTCGGCGGCGGACTGTTCCTCCCCCCGCAACTGTTCCCGCGGTGGCTCGACGTCGCCTCGGCTTTCCTCCCCGTCCGTCAGGCGCGCGAGATCGTGGTGAACGTCGCGCTGGGCACCGCGGTTCCCCTCTGGGCGGTCATCGGCATCGTGGCCTGGACGCTGGTGCTCTCCCTCGTCGCCGTCATCGCCTATCGGCGCGACGAGGGTCGCCGATACCGTTGA
- a CDS encoding ABC transporter ATP-binding protein: MTRPVQLLGVTKRFGDVTALDDVSLEVDAGQCVGLLGPNGAGKTTALSLLTGVRQPTSGTVRLFGADPRDPAARRSLGSTPQATALPDSLRVKEVLELVAAHYPAPAPRDRIVSEFGLDDLVDALCGGLSGGQQRRVAVAMAFVGDPRLVLLDEPTTGLDVEGRRALWQAVRARHAAGCTVIVTSHHLEEIEQLAERVVVIDDGRIRADDTLSSIMAGVGRRRVTLRGVEPAHLRALEPDAAITVVDGASLGPSALVSAVVSDADAFVRKLVAHELPSSDLQVRGATLEEAFLSLTSPSSR; encoded by the coding sequence ATGACCCGCCCCGTCCAGCTTCTCGGCGTCACCAAGCGCTTCGGCGACGTGACCGCACTCGACGACGTCTCGCTCGAGGTCGATGCCGGGCAGTGCGTGGGTCTTCTCGGGCCGAACGGCGCCGGCAAGACCACGGCACTCTCCCTCCTCACGGGCGTCCGACAGCCGACATCGGGAACCGTTCGCCTCTTCGGCGCCGACCCTCGCGACCCCGCAGCCCGACGGTCCCTGGGGAGCACGCCCCAGGCGACGGCGCTCCCCGACTCTCTGCGGGTCAAGGAAGTGCTCGAGCTCGTCGCGGCGCACTATCCGGCCCCGGCGCCCCGAGACCGGATCGTGTCGGAGTTCGGTCTCGACGACCTCGTCGACGCCCTGTGCGGCGGGCTGTCGGGCGGCCAGCAGCGCCGCGTCGCCGTGGCGATGGCGTTCGTCGGAGACCCCCGCCTCGTCCTCCTGGACGAACCGACCACCGGGCTCGACGTCGAGGGGCGGCGTGCGCTGTGGCAGGCCGTGCGCGCCCGACACGCGGCGGGCTGCACGGTCATCGTCACCAGCCACCATCTGGAGGAGATCGAGCAGCTCGCCGAGCGCGTGGTCGTCATCGACGACGGGCGCATCCGAGCCGATGACACGCTGTCATCGATCATGGCCGGTGTCGGCCGCCGTCGGGTCACGCTGCGCGGCGTCGAGCCGGCGCACCTTCGCGCCCTCGAGCCCGACGCCGCCATCACCGTCGTCGACGGCGCATCCCTCGGCCCTTCCGCCCTGGTCAGCGCGGTCGTCTCCGACGCCGACGCCTTCGTGCGAAAGCTCGTCGCACACGAGCTCCCCTCCTCCGACCTGCAGGTGCGCGGCGCCACGCTCGAAGAAGCCTTCCTCTCGCTCACCTCACCCTCCTCCCGCTGA
- a CDS encoding transcriptional regulator — protein MNDLDPVIHAPARLRIMTALTEALADGDDITFPALQKLLDMTAGNLTTHLAKLEAAGYVGIAKAFSGRKPTTFITLTPTGRTAFRTYRAHLLDLLGGSS, from the coding sequence GTGAACGATCTCGATCCGGTCATCCACGCTCCGGCGCGGCTCCGCATCATGACGGCACTCACCGAGGCGCTCGCCGACGGCGATGACATCACCTTCCCCGCCCTCCAGAAGCTCCTCGACATGACCGCGGGGAACCTCACCACCCACCTGGCAAAACTCGAGGCCGCCGGTTACGTCGGCATCGCCAAGGCCTTCTCCGGCCGCAAGCCCACCACCTTCATCACGCTCACCCCCACCGGGCGCACCGCATTCCGCACCTACCGCGCTCACCTGCTCGACCTTCTCGGAGGATCCTCATGA
- the argC gene encoding N-acetyl-gamma-glutamyl-phosphate reductase, which produces MTYSVAVSGASGYAGGEILRILAAHPDVEIRTVTAHSNAGQKLIEHQPHLRSLAHLTLQETTPEVLSGHDIVFLALPHGQSGQYTEALGDTPLVIDAGADHRLESVGEWDRFYGGVFHEPWTYGVPELLVGAGKQRDRLRGATRIAAPGCNASTVSLSLAPGVAAGVIDPGDIVTVLAVGPSGAGKSLKPHLLGSEILGTANPYAVGGSHRHIPEIRQALAAAAPGVEAAIRISFTPVIVPMARGILATSTAPIAPGATDDDIRAAWERAYGDETFVQLLPSGHFPRTADVLGANTALMGLAIDRDANRVVVVTAVDNLVKGTAGAAVQSMNIALGLPEGRALTANGVAP; this is translated from the coding sequence ATGACATATTCGGTCGCCGTCTCCGGCGCATCCGGCTATGCGGGCGGCGAGATCCTCCGGATCCTCGCCGCACATCCCGACGTCGAGATCCGCACGGTCACCGCGCACTCCAACGCCGGACAGAAGCTCATCGAGCACCAGCCCCATCTGCGCTCGCTGGCGCACCTGACGCTGCAGGAGACCACCCCTGAGGTGCTCTCCGGTCACGACATCGTCTTCCTCGCCCTCCCGCATGGTCAGTCGGGGCAGTACACCGAGGCGCTGGGCGACACGCCGCTCGTCATCGACGCCGGCGCGGACCACCGGCTGGAGTCGGTGGGGGAGTGGGATCGCTTCTACGGCGGCGTGTTCCACGAGCCGTGGACCTACGGGGTGCCGGAGCTCCTCGTCGGTGCGGGCAAGCAGCGGGACCGGCTGCGCGGGGCGACGCGCATCGCGGCGCCCGGGTGCAACGCCTCCACCGTGAGCCTCAGCCTCGCGCCGGGCGTCGCGGCGGGCGTCATCGACCCGGGCGACATCGTCACCGTGCTCGCGGTCGGGCCCTCGGGCGCCGGCAAGAGCCTGAAGCCGCACCTCCTGGGCAGCGAGATCCTGGGCACCGCCAACCCCTATGCGGTCGGCGGCAGTCACCGCCACATCCCCGAGATCAGGCAGGCGCTCGCCGCCGCAGCTCCCGGCGTCGAAGCCGCCATCCGGATCTCCTTCACCCCCGTCATCGTGCCGATGGCGCGCGGCATCCTCGCCACCTCGACCGCTCCCATCGCCCCCGGTGCCACCGACGACGACATCCGGGCGGCGTGGGAGCGGGCGTACGGCGACGAGACCTTCGTGCAGCTCCTTCCCTCGGGGCACTTCCCCCGCACCGCCGACGTGCTCGGAGCCAACACGGCGCTGATGGGGCTCGCGATCGACCGCGATGCGAACCGGGTGGTCGTCGTGACCGCGGTCGACAACCTCGTCAAGGGCACCGCGGGCGCTGCGGTGCAGTCCATGAACATCGCGCTCGGCCTTCCCGAGGGCCGGGCCCTCACCGCGAACGGAGTCGCCCCGTGA